Proteins encoded together in one Bradyrhizobium sp. CB82 window:
- a CDS encoding Gfo/Idh/MocA family oxidoreductase has protein sequence MNLFSLLQARAAAGKPVRVALIGAGKFGSMFLSQVPHVPGLEVPVIVDLDRDRARAACRAIGWDAERIAATSFTEDGVRAINGPIDVVVEATGNPAVGIRHARAAIAAGKHIVMVNVEADVLAGPLLAQEARKAGIVYSLAYGDQPALTAEMVDWARATGFRVVAAGKGTKYLPAYHDVTPDGVWQHYGLTAGEAQSAGMNPQMFNSFLDGTKSAIEMAAIANACTLDVPTDGLLFPPCGVDDLPHIMRPSDKGGVLERSGVVEVVSSLERDGRPVFRDLRWGVYVVLEAPNDYAADCFRQYGLKTDASGRYAAMYKPYHLIGLELNISILSAALRGEPTGQAKGFRGDVASVAKRNLRAGEMLDGEGGYTVWGKLMPAAASLRAGALPIGLAHGVKLKHDVAHGEIVRWSDVEFDANDETVRTRKAMEAAFVAQH, from the coding sequence ATGAACCTTTTCTCCCTCCTGCAGGCCCGCGCCGCCGCCGGCAAGCCGGTGCGCGTGGCGCTGATCGGCGCCGGCAAGTTCGGCTCGATGTTCCTGTCGCAAGTGCCGCATGTGCCGGGGCTGGAGGTGCCCGTCATCGTCGATCTCGATCGCGACCGCGCGCGCGCGGCCTGCCGCGCCATCGGCTGGGATGCGGAGCGCATCGCAGCGACCAGCTTCACCGAAGACGGCGTGCGCGCCATCAATGGCCCGATCGACGTCGTGGTCGAGGCGACCGGCAATCCCGCCGTCGGTATTCGCCACGCGCGCGCGGCGATTGCGGCCGGCAAGCACATCGTGATGGTCAATGTCGAGGCCGACGTGCTGGCGGGTCCCCTGCTCGCGCAGGAGGCACGCAAGGCCGGAATCGTCTATTCGCTTGCCTATGGCGACCAGCCGGCGCTGACGGCCGAGATGGTCGACTGGGCGCGCGCCACCGGTTTTCGCGTGGTCGCGGCCGGCAAGGGCACGAAATATCTGCCGGCCTATCACGACGTGACGCCCGATGGCGTCTGGCAGCATTACGGCCTCACCGCGGGCGAAGCGCAGTCCGCCGGCATGAATCCGCAGATGTTCAATTCCTTCCTCGACGGCACCAAGTCGGCGATCGAGATGGCGGCGATCGCCAATGCCTGCACCCTCGACGTGCCGACGGACGGGCTGTTGTTTCCGCCCTGCGGCGTCGACGATCTGCCGCACATCATGCGTCCCAGCGACAAGGGCGGCGTGCTGGAGCGCTCGGGCGTGGTGGAAGTCGTCTCCTCGCTCGAGCGCGACGGCCGGCCAGTGTTTCGTGACTTGCGCTGGGGCGTCTATGTCGTGCTGGAAGCGCCGAACGATTACGCCGCCGACTGCTTCAGGCAATACGGCCTGAAGACTGACGCGAGCGGACGGTATGCTGCGATGTACAAGCCCTATCATCTGATCGGGCTGGAGCTGAACATCTCGATCCTGTCGGCGGCGTTGCGGGGCGAACCGACCGGACAGGCGAAAGGTTTCCGCGGCGATGTCGCTTCCGTCGCGAAACGCAATTTGCGCGCCGGCGAGATGCTGGACGGCGAAGGTGGCTACACGGTGTGGGGCAAGCTTATGCCGGCGGCTGCGAGCCTGAGGGCAGGCGCGCTGCCAATCGGGCTGGCGCATGGGGTGAAGCTGAAGCACGACGTCGCGCATGGCGAGATCGTGCGCTGGAGCGACGTCGAATTCGACGCCAATGACGAGACGGTCAGGACCCGCAAGGCCATGGAAGCTGCGTTCGTAGCGCAGCACTGA
- a CDS encoding phytanoyl-CoA dioxygenase family protein, whose amino-acid sequence MKLSEAQLEFFHREGWLFLPELFSQEEVDFLAREAIGIYDANRPEVWREKSGAPRTAFAAHLYNEGFGVLGRHPRMIEPVEQVFGEPVYMHQFKINAKSAFTGDVWQWHQDYGTWKRDDGMPEPRAMNIAIFLDEVMPINGPLMLVPRSQNAGDLEASHDLATTSYPLWTLDEETVTRLVKQGGIVAPIGKAGGMLMFHGNLVHGSSGNITPYPRKIVYLTLNAVSNYIRTPTRPEYIAHRDFTPIKTVDDDALLRLARAPRQAAE is encoded by the coding sequence ATGAAACTGTCCGAAGCACAATTGGAGTTCTTCCATCGCGAGGGCTGGCTGTTCCTCCCCGAGCTTTTCAGCCAGGAGGAGGTCGATTTCCTTGCGCGCGAGGCGATCGGCATCTACGACGCCAACCGACCCGAGGTCTGGCGCGAGAAGAGCGGCGCGCCGCGCACCGCCTTTGCCGCGCATCTCTACAACGAAGGCTTCGGTGTGCTGGGCAGGCATCCGCGCATGATCGAGCCGGTCGAGCAGGTGTTCGGCGAGCCGGTGTACATGCACCAGTTCAAGATCAACGCGAAATCGGCCTTCACCGGCGATGTCTGGCAATGGCACCAGGACTACGGCACCTGGAAGCGCGACGACGGCATGCCCGAGCCGCGCGCGATGAACATCGCGATCTTCCTCGACGAGGTGATGCCGATCAACGGTCCCCTGATGCTGGTGCCGCGCAGCCAGAATGCCGGCGACTTGGAGGCCTCGCACGATCTTGCGACCACCTCCTATCCGCTGTGGACGCTGGACGAGGAGACGGTGACGCGATTGGTCAAGCAGGGCGGCATCGTCGCGCCGATCGGCAAGGCGGGCGGCATGCTGATGTTCCACGGCAATCTCGTGCACGGCTCCAGCGGCAACATCACGCCCTACCCGCGCAAGATCGTGTACCTGACGCTGAACGCGGTCTCGAACTACATCCGAACCCCGACGCGTCCGGAGTACATCGCGCACCGCGACTTTACGCCCATCAAGACGGTCGACGACGACGCGCTGCTGCGGCTGGCACGCGCGCCGCGGCAGGCGGCGGAGTAA
- a CDS encoding GntR family transcriptional regulator, which translates to MIPLDPLPNLIDQVYARLLEAITDRTLQPGQRIRQNELADRLGVSRQPVSHALHLLHRQGLVAESGRRGFEVTQLDPARIRQLYEVRSAIDALAARLAAERIASDAAGRERLAAALRAGRAINRKTPLNELIALDVEFHRAVYHLAGNPVIEETIAPQWPHMRRSMATVLSELDYRDRAWAEHATIAGHILAGEAKAAERAALAHAQTAGRLTEERLRAMEEAA; encoded by the coding sequence GTGATCCCGCTCGACCCGCTGCCCAATCTGATCGACCAGGTCTATGCGCGCCTCCTTGAGGCGATCACGGATCGCACCCTGCAGCCGGGCCAGCGCATCCGGCAGAACGAGCTCGCCGACAGGCTCGGCGTGTCACGCCAGCCGGTGTCGCATGCGCTGCATCTGTTGCATCGGCAGGGACTGGTTGCCGAGAGCGGCCGGCGCGGATTCGAAGTGACCCAGCTCGACCCCGCACGCATCCGCCAGCTCTACGAGGTGCGCAGCGCAATCGATGCGCTCGCGGCGCGGCTTGCCGCCGAACGGATCGCGAGCGATGCCGCGGGACGCGAGCGGCTTGCGGCCGCGCTGCGGGCCGGCCGCGCCATCAATCGCAAGACGCCGTTGAACGAGCTGATCGCCCTCGACGTCGAGTTTCACCGCGCGGTCTATCACCTCGCCGGCAATCCCGTGATCGAGGAGACGATCGCGCCGCAATGGCCGCATATGCGCCGCTCGATGGCGACCGTGCTGTCCGAGCTCGACTATCGCGACCGCGCCTGGGCCGAACATGCGACGATTGCCGGACACATTCTTGCGGGTGAAGCCAAAGCGGCCGAACGCGCCGCGCTGGCGCATGCGCAGACGGCAGGGCGACTGACCGAGGAGAGACTGAGGGCGATGGAAGAGGCAGCGTAA